The following coding sequences are from one Triticum dicoccoides isolate Atlit2015 ecotype Zavitan chromosome 4A, WEW_v2.0, whole genome shotgun sequence window:
- the LOC119288123 gene encoding haloacid dehalogenase-like hydrolase domain-containing protein 3 yields MPATLMRCPLLLGRHPVTALRHSSSSRMRRVRRATGGGSQGRPPAYGGLLLDAGGTLLQLAQPVAKTYAALGRPYGVRKPEKYIMEGFKRAFSAPWPKTLRYQGDGRPFWRIVVAEATDCTNNDYFEEVYQYYAHGDAWRLPGGAYRTLRDLKKPGVKLAVVSNFDTRLRKLLKDLNVSHMFDAIVVSSEVGYEKPAPEIFKIALDQIGVEARNAVHVGDDETADKAGANAIGLKCWLWGEDVKKFSEIQHRIVAKGSR; encoded by the exons ATGCCTGCCACGTTGATGCGCTGCCCCCTCCTACTCGGGCGGCACCCGGTGACCGCCCTCCgacactcctcctcctcccgcatgcGTCGTGTGCGCAGAGCCACGGGGGGTGGGAGCCAGGGGCGGCCACCGGCGTATGGTGGGCTGCTACTCGATGCTGGTGGCACGCTGCTGCAGTTGGCGCAGCCGGTCGCCAAGACATATGCAGCCCTCGGCCGTCCATACG GTGTGAGGAAACCCGAAAAGTACATCATGGAGGGATTCAAGCGTGCTTTCTCGGCGCCATGGCCCAAGACGCTCAGGTACCAG GGTGATGGGCGACCATTCTGGAGGATTGTCGTCGCGGAAGCAACTGACTGCACAAACAATGATTATTTCGAAGAAGTATATCAG TACTATGCACATGGAGATGCATGGCGTCTGCCTGGTGGAGCTTACAGAACACTGCGTGATTTAAAAAAACCTGGAG TTAAGCTAGCTGTCGTATCTAACTTCGACACACGGCTAAGGAAATTGCTCAAGGATCTCAATGTCTCACATAT GTTTGATGCCATTGTGGTATCATCAGAGGTTGGATATGAGAAACCTGCTCCAGAGATCTTCAAAATAGCATTAG ACCAAATTGGTGTGGAAGCCAGAAATGCAGTACACGTAGGAGATGATGAAACTGCAGATAAGGCGGGTGCTAACGCTATTGGACTCAAGTGCTG GCTGTGGGGAGAAGATGTGAAGAAATTTTCTGAGATACAGCACCGGATCGTAGCAAAAGGCTCACGATGA